TAAGGCTCGCCGCCATAGAGAAAAGGGCCATGATTATCAGCAGGATCGACTGCCGGTTCATCCCAACGGCCAGGGTCACGGGAATGAAGGCCGTCGAAAGCCTGCTCACCGTGGCGAAAATCATCATCGCCCTCTTCCTGTTTCCTATGAGTCGCATCATGGCCGGAGCCAGAAGCTGGACGAACTGCGAAATCGTCGGGAGCACTCCCAGAAGCGCTATCACGGGCTCGGAAGCGCCGAATTCAAGAGCGAGGCCGGTGCCCAAAAAACCCTGGGTTATCAGAAAGAACCCGTTGTATATCGAGCCTTCGAATATAGAGAGTATCTGTGTGCGTTTAATTTTGTCCAATTGAGACATCTCCGGCGCTGCTTGTGAAGTATTACCATTATAGATCAAAGGGCCTGCCGAATCCAGCAAACTAAACTAATGCGCTTTGAATTAAACCGTGGAAAAGCGAAAGATGCGTCCTTCGTTGCTGTTCCAGAGCCTGGACAGCTCCCCCCTCATTCTATTTTCAACGTAATCCTGTAAGTATCTATCGATTGATCCGGCGATGCGGAACTTCCATAAGACAGCTCCAGAACGCCCTCCCCTCTCTCCACGGTTCTAAAATAGAAAACCGAATATCTGACTTCTTCAAAGTATTCGATGAAGGGATCGGAGAGTAGCTTCAACTGTTCTGGAAGTTCCTCGCGTAAATACCAGGTTTCATCGCTCGACGAACCGTTCTTCAATTTCAAAATCAACATCTGGTCGAGTTTTAGAGCTATATGGCGATCGTTGTCGCTGTCCCTGGCAATGTAAATGTCATGAACGGGTTCGGCCACCGTTATCGTCGCCCCGAAGGTCCTCTCTGGAGGTGTTTCCTCCCAGGGTCTTCCATAGGAGAATTCTATATAGGCGGTTCCGTAGTTGATACCCTCGAAATAGTAACGCTGCTGGATGGTCCCGCCCACGGACGGGGTGTTTTCAGGTATCAGATACTCGTTTTCCTTCGTCTGACGGAGGATAGAAGAGGTGGTGGAGGTTATTCTCCATGACATACCAGTTCCCGTGGTCACGTTCAATGAAACCTCTAGAGGTATGGCTAGATCTACCGAGAAACTCTTCCCGTTATCGGATTCGTCGATAGATAGAACCTCCCTTTCCAGAAGCGGCACAGAGATCCCGACCCTGTAGGTCCCTATCGGTTCATCGTTCCAGCAAGAGCAATAAGAGAGAGAAATGTCGGTCTCTCCGGGGCCTATCACCCTGAACTGAAAGACCTGGTAGCCGCCGCCCGTCGTTCCCGGTTCTTCGTAGAATGGTTCGGAGAGAAGCCTCAAGACGCTTCCGTCGAACTCTTCGAGCCTCCAGGAGTAACCTGTCCCCGGACTCGAAGGGAGTGAAATGGTGAAGTCGCGGCCAATTTCAAGATCCATATCGACCCCGTTGTCTTTCTCGCCGAGCGAAACAATTCCAGACAAAATATCAACGGCTCTTCCAGATAAATCGTGTTCGGGGCTGCTTTCTTGTTCCGCTTCAACCCTCCGGAGAAAATCTCCGATTATCATATTGAAACCCTCACTCTCTTCAAGCATGGGAAAGTGCGCGCTGTTTATGAATGTGACGAACTCGCTCTTTGGGGAGAGTTTCTGGTAATCGATGACTTTATCGACTCCTGGAAAATTGTACAATCCCGTGCAGATAAGCACCGGCATTCTGAGATCGGATAGGCCCGAGGAGATATCCAGCCCCCTCAACTCACCGGTTACTCCCGGGCCGTCACCCCAGAACTGATCGTAAATGTCGCGGTTTATGTCCTCTACGGTCGTCTTGAGTTTTGATTCTATATCTCCCCTGTAATTCAGGAAAAGCAGCTTCAGCTTATCGGGTACGGTGTCGTTTTGGAGCGTATATTCTTCGATCAGCAGGTCTAATTGAGGAATCGAGAGTATCGGATTCACAAGTACCAGGCTCGACAGTTCCGCCGGCCTCGCAAGAGCGTAATAAACGGCTATCAGGCTCCCGAAGCCGTGTCCCATTAAATGGAATCTCTCAAGTTCCAGCTCGTGAACGATCGCCGACAACTCGGAGATGTAATATTCCAAGCTCAAATCCAAGGAGCCGACGTCGCTGGATTTTCCGCTTCCGGCCGAATCGTAGAGAACAGTTTTTCTTCCCGGGAGTATATCTTCGAGATAGCTGCCACTTATTCCCGGGCCGTCACCTATCACTACTACGGGAAGACCTTCGGCTTCGCCGATTCTGAAGAATATCTCATTACCGTAAAGCTCTATACTTCCGGTAGTGGCAACCGTTGCGGCCGCGATGAAAAGAAAGAGAATTAAAGATGGTTTATACAATTGAACCTAACCTCCCCAGATGAACTGACGAACGAACATCGATACAGTAAAATTATATAACGCGCTGAGGTCGGGTTCCCTTCCGAGGGAGATATGTCCGGTCAAATTCAACCGGTTGCCTGATTTACTTGAAAATGATGCAGCGATAATATACCCTATTCTCATGTGGCGAATGACAGATGTTGGGCGTGATAAGGATGAGAAGGATCCCCGGTAACGAATGGAAGATGTTGATTCCCTTTCTGTCTGCGGAGAGGGAGTTCAACGTTTTTATGATCGGCGACATAGAGAATACCCCGCCAGAAGCCGAACACATGGAAATCTTCGTCGAAGGCGAACTCGAGAATCCCGCAGGCGTTCTTCTGAGATATTACAGGTTTTTTATCGTCTATTCCAGTGAAAGAATGGATCATGCCGGAGCGGCGAAGATCATAAAGGATTTTGAAAAGGCTATCGTATTGAGCGGAAAGGCCGATTGCATAGATGCGATAGCTCCACATTTGAGGGAAATAACGAAAGAAGAGGCCACGATGCATCTAGCGCTTCTCAAAGAGCCAAACCTTGAGGAGAACGACCTGCCAATCAGGAGG
This portion of the Mesotoga infera genome encodes:
- a CDS encoding alpha/beta fold hydrolase translates to MYKPSLILFLFIAAATVATTGSIELYGNEIFFRIGEAEGLPVVVIGDGPGISGSYLEDILPGRKTVLYDSAGSGKSSDVGSLDLSLEYYISELSAIVHELELERFHLMGHGFGSLIAVYYALARPAELSSLVLVNPILSIPQLDLLIEEYTLQNDTVPDKLKLLFLNYRGDIESKLKTTVEDINRDIYDQFWGDGPGVTGELRGLDISSGLSDLRMPVLICTGLYNFPGVDKVIDYQKLSPKSEFVTFINSAHFPMLEESEGFNMIIGDFLRRVEAEQESSPEHDLSGRAVDILSGIVSLGEKDNGVDMDLEIGRDFTISLPSSPGTGYSWRLEEFDGSVLRLLSEPFYEEPGTTGGGYQVFQFRVIGPGETDISLSYCSCWNDEPIGTYRVGISVPLLEREVLSIDESDNGKSFSVDLAIPLEVSLNVTTGTGMSWRITSTTSSILRQTKENEYLIPENTPSVGGTIQQRYYFEGINYGTAYIEFSYGRPWEETPPERTFGATITVAEPVHDIYIARDSDNDRHIALKLDQMLILKLKNGSSSDETWYLREELPEQLKLLSDPFIEYFEEVRYSVFYFRTVERGEGVLELSYGSSASPDQSIDTYRITLKIE
- a CDS encoding GNAT family N-acetyltransferase; the protein is MRRIPGNEWKMLIPFLSAEREFNVFMIGDIENTPPEAEHMEIFVEGELENPAGVLLRYYRFFIVYSSERMDHAGAAKIIKDFEKAIVLSGKADCIDAIAPHLREITKEEATMHLALLKEPNLEENDLPIRRATMSDAGELLALLNSIEEFRATEEESFLSSLESGTSRRYIVEMDGRIVSTAASTAESSDMAMIIGVATHKDYRKRGLASKVVSKLCSDLLNWGRTPCLFYDNPEAGKIYNRLGFREIGKWKILYFR